The following is a genomic window from Culicoidibacter larvae.
TCCGTTGTACGTTCTAAATATTTGGCCATCGACTGGATTGTTCAAAACATCCGCCAGTACACCTCCACGGATCCGATACCCCTTCACCGGGTATTTTTGCAAATCATCCATAAAGCTGTCCATTTTTCGTTTTGTATTAAATACAAACAACAATTCAAATTGGCTGGCTTCGATAACCGGATGCTCAACAATTTTATTGAAAACAGCATACTTGTTGTAGCGTTCCAATTTGTTGGCCAGGCTCCGCCGCTTTTGTTCGTTTTCATATTCTAAAAACAAGCACACCTGTTTCTTAATCAAGATGCCGCCATCGGGCCGGATCACATCGTTATACTCCTTTTCCTTCCCGAAGAAATGATGTGCCTCTCCCTTCTCAACATAAATATCAGTTCCTGGCAGCTCGTTATAAGCTAATAAAATTTTTGCCGTGTTGACATAATGCATGTAACTGCTCTTTAAGTGCATGGCGCTCTCAATGTCGAATCGCTCTTTACTGTCCACCGGCTGCAGTACATAAAAACCGTTCTCGTGGATTGCATAGATAACCCGGTAATCCGGCGCTCCTTTTTTACCAATTAAGAATCGTTGTATATAGTGCTTGCTAAGTAAGAACTCGATTCTATTTTTTATTGTTCCTGGTTTTAAATTCCGGTAGTAGAATTTGTAAACAATCTCTTTATCTAAATATTGAAACTTCTGCAGTGCTGCAAGAAATATCAAATCGTTATGGGTTAAATTTTTGATTGCCATTGGCTCTCCTCCTTATGTTTTAAAATTTAGTTTTGGAATTTAGTTTTTTTATATTTGAATATTTATATTCAAATATAAAGCTGATTGACTATAAGGCAATCAGTCTGACAGGTGGGCTTCGGGTGGTATGGGAAGGCTGGTAATGTATATATAGATATATATGGACATTAACAGAATCACCGTTTTAAAAAGGGCTATTTTGGCTATATAGGGCAAAGGTTTATGCCCTATTTTAATATCGTTTGAAAACAACACCAAAACCATACCATAACCACACCAAAACAATCCTATAACAACTCGAAAACAACACTACCAACTAATTGTCAAAGTCGCCGAGCAAGTCCAACGCATCGAGGTTTTGATCCATTGGAGTTGATTGAGCCCAACTAGATTCAATTGTGACACCATCGTGATAACGTTCAGCCAGCAGCCGATCAATTTCATCAACATGCAACCAATCACGCTGCTGCAGTTCCATGATTTTTTTATTGGTCCAGTCCAGAGCAATTTCCTCATGCACCTTATTTTTGTACTCAGCTATTTTGCCATCCGGTAGGTACCAGTATGGTGGTTTAGCTTTAATTGGCACAACTTGAAATCCGGCATCTTTTGTTTGAATGTATGCAAGTAGCTCTCCATCGAGTAAGTTTTGAATTGTCTTTTTTGTGACTTTTCCATTCATGATATCCGACATTTTTTTGGCGCCATCGTCACCCTGCCGGCCGGTAATTTTTGTACCAACGTTCTCCGCCATTTCTGTTTTCAATTCATCTTTTAATGACTGAATAATTTGAGTTGCGAATATTAGCCACAACATATAGTAGCGCATTTCCGGAATTATATTTTTATAAATAACCGGCACTTGAAATTGCTTCCCTTCGTCAATAATCAAGAAGTGCGGCCGGGCTTTTTTCATGTCGCGGTTCTTTGCGACCATTGTATATTGACTGAGAATGTGTCCACCGTTTAATGTGATTTCATTGTCACTCATGCCCCTCGTATTAATGAGCACAATATGCCCCTCATCCATCCAGCGCTCAATCTCTAAATTGAACTCCGGCAATCCATAAAGTTTCATCATTCGTGGTGATGCAAAGAGATCTAACCGGTTCATCGTACTAGCCACTTCACTACGTGTGAATGGCATTTCATCGCTCTGTGGATCACCCCAAAACTTTTTATAGTTTGATGAGAAGAAGTCATTACCAAGCCGGCGCATGGCCAGCTGCTGGCGCTTACGATCATCAAAAAGCTCCTGGATATCTAAAATAGTATTCTTTTGCTTTTGTTCAAGCAGCAACGTACCAATACCATTTCTAAACATTTTATCCATCAATGGTGTTGCGCCGCTATTGTAGATTGTTTTAAGCAAATCTAGGATGTAGCCTTGTACGGCATCAACACTTGCACCGGTAGGAATATTGAGTAAGTTCATTTGCGGCAAGTACTGGCCTTGTGCTAAATCAATGTAGTGTACTTTATGCCAGTTGATTTTGTGACCGGCTGCCTCTCGTGCTAATAAGTGATTGATAATTTTGATCACCGTTTCCTGTTTCGGATCAAAACAA
Proteins encoded in this region:
- a CDS encoding replication-relaxation family protein; translation: MAIKNLTHNDLIFLAALQKFQYLDKEIVYKFYYRNLKPGTIKNRIEFLLSKHYIQRFLIGKKGAPDYRVIYAIHENGFYVLQPVDSKERFDIESAMHLKSSYMHYVNTAKILLAYNELPGTDIYVEKGEAHHFFGKEKEYNDVIRPDGGILIKKQVCLFLEYENEQKRRSLANKLERYNKYAVFNKIVEHPVIEASQFELLFVFNTKRKMDSFMDDLQKYPVKGYRIRGGVLADVLNNPVDGQIFRTYNGGMKDV